In Hyphomicrobiales bacterium, a single genomic region encodes these proteins:
- a CDS encoding negative transcriptional regulator: MHPNPAYRKTPQDDNIAFARNRAFGVLAVNADGGPLISHIPFNLSADGASLEAHLVRSNPIVRLLGEPVEAVIVVSGGDAYVSPDWYGLDDQVPTWNYVAVHVRGTLRQLDQSELHGILQRLSDTMEERLADKAPWKIDKVDPDAYARLLRQIVPVAMTVTDIQGTWKLAQNKPEAARKGASAGIRAAGLGAETDEIARLMDLVIDE, translated from the coding sequence ATGCATCCCAACCCCGCCTACCGGAAGACGCCACAGGACGACAACATCGCCTTTGCGCGAAACCGCGCGTTCGGCGTGTTGGCCGTCAATGCCGATGGCGGGCCGCTGATCAGCCATATCCCGTTCAATCTGTCGGCGGATGGCGCCTCGCTGGAGGCTCATCTGGTACGCTCCAATCCGATCGTCCGGTTGCTCGGCGAGCCTGTCGAGGCCGTCATCGTGGTCTCGGGCGGCGATGCCTATGTGTCGCCGGACTGGTACGGTTTGGACGATCAGGTGCCGACGTGGAACTACGTCGCCGTTCATGTGCGCGGGACGCTGCGGCAGCTCGATCAGTCTGAACTGCACGGCATTCTCCAACGCCTGTCGGACACGATGGAAGAGCGGCTCGCCGACAAGGCGCCGTGGAAGATCGACAAGGTCGACCCGGATGCCTATGCCCGGCTGCTGCGCCAGATCGTACCGGTTGCGATGACCGTCACCGATATTCAGGGCACCTGGAAGCTGGCGCAAAACAAACCCGAAGCCGCGCGCAAGGGCGCGAGCGCAGGCATCCGTGCTGCCGGTCTTGGAGCGGAGACAGACGAGATCGCCCGGTTGATGGATCTCGTCATCGACGAGTAG
- a CDS encoding flavin reductase: MFFESADNKHGLAHNPFKALVAPRPIGWISSLDTEGRPNLAPYSFFNAVGNIPPVVMFSSSGRKDSIANIEATGEFVCNLATYDLRDAMNATSAPLPRGASEFEAAGLEAAPCRLVKVPRVAASPAALECRFLQSLTIRDIDGNETDNHMVLGQVVGIHIDDAYIVDGKVDTPRLKLLSRLGYMDYAVVDNVFSLDRPAGG, from the coding sequence GTGTTTTTCGAGAGCGCGGACAACAAGCACGGGCTTGCCCACAACCCGTTCAAGGCGCTGGTCGCGCCGCGACCGATCGGCTGGATCAGTTCGCTCGACACCGAAGGGCGCCCCAATCTTGCGCCCTACAGCTTCTTCAATGCGGTCGGCAACATTCCGCCGGTGGTGATGTTTTCCAGCAGCGGTCGCAAGGACAGTATCGCCAATATCGAGGCGACCGGCGAATTCGTCTGCAATCTGGCGACCTACGATCTGCGCGATGCGATGAACGCGACATCCGCACCGCTGCCGCGTGGGGCGTCGGAGTTCGAGGCGGCCGGTCTTGAGGCTGCGCCGTGCCGACTGGTGAAGGTTCCGCGCGTGGCGGCGTCTCCGGCGGCGCTCGAATGCCGCTTCCTGCAAAGCCTGACGATCCGCGATATCGACGGCAACGAAACCGACAACCACATGGTGCTCGGCCAGGTGGTCGGTATTCATATCGACGATGCCTATATCGTCGACGGCAAGGTCGACACGCCGCGTCTCAAGCTGTTGTCGCGGCTCGGCTACATGGATTATGCCGTGGTCGACAACGTGTTCTCGCTCGACCGTCCCGCAGGCGGGTAA
- a CDS encoding thioesterase, translating to MLETYRGTVYPYQLDHMGHMNVQWYVAKFDEGTWHFFSALGITPDYIRDEDRGMAALEQVIRYKSEVMAGELLVIDTEILEMREKTVRFRHTMRRAGSGETVAETDLVAAHLDRIERKACPFPDHIRSAGEALIG from the coding sequence ATTTTGGAAACCTACCGCGGGACGGTCTATCCCTATCAGCTCGACCACATGGGGCACATGAATGTGCAGTGGTACGTTGCCAAGTTCGACGAAGGAACCTGGCATTTCTTTTCCGCGCTCGGCATCACACCGGACTATATCCGCGACGAGGATCGCGGCATGGCCGCTCTCGAACAGGTCATCCGCTACAAGTCGGAAGTGATGGCCGGCGAACTGCTGGTCATAGACACCGAAATCCTGGAAATGCGGGAGAAGACGGTTCGCTTCCGTCACACCATGCGCCGCGCCGGCAGCGGTGAGACTGTTGCCGAGACCGACCTCGTTGCCGCGCATCTCGATCGCATTGAGCGCAAGGCCTGCCCGTTTCCGGATCACATCCGTTCCGCCGGCGAGGCACTGATCGGCTAG
- a CDS encoding nitroreductase, with amino-acid sequence MSDFLDFLLTRRSVAALNLAEPAPEGETLRALLTAAARVPDHGKLAPWRFILFRGPAAETAGAKLEAMVAARGATDPELLAVERTRFTRAPLVVAVVSRAALHPKIPVWEQELSAGAVCMNLLLAAHAEGFAGQWLSEWYAFDDEAGAMLGLQEGERFAGFIHLGTQTEKPADRARPDLDSLITEWSEG; translated from the coding sequence ATGTCCGATTTTCTCGATTTTCTGCTGACGCGACGCTCGGTCGCGGCGCTCAACCTTGCCGAACCGGCGCCGGAGGGGGAAACGCTTCGCGCACTGCTCACGGCCGCTGCGCGCGTTCCCGATCACGGCAAGCTGGCGCCGTGGCGGTTCATCCTGTTTCGCGGTCCGGCGGCCGAGACGGCCGGCGCCAAGCTCGAGGCGATGGTAGCCGCACGTGGCGCGACCGACCCGGAGTTGCTGGCGGTCGAACGCACGCGTTTTACCCGTGCGCCGCTCGTGGTCGCCGTCGTCAGCCGGGCTGCCCTTCATCCCAAGATCCCGGTCTGGGAACAGGAGCTGTCGGCGGGCGCAGTCTGCATGAACCTGCTTCTGGCCGCCCATGCCGAAGGCTTCGCCGGCCAATGGCTGAGCGAGTGGTATGCCTTCGATGACGAGGCGGGCGCCATGCTCGGCCTTCAGGAAGGTGAACGGTTCGCCGGCTTCATCCATCTCGGAACGCAGACGGAGAAGCCGGCCGATCGCGCAAGGCCCGATCTCGACAGTCTGATCACCGAATGGTCGGAAGGCTGA
- a CDS encoding threonine--tRNA ligase yields the protein MVSLTFPDGSARAFDDGVTGADIAAGISKSLSKKALAIALDGEMQDLTDPIDHDGKIEIITNDDPRALELIRHDAAHVMAEAVQELYPGTQVTIGPVIENGFYYDFHRNEPFTIDDLPKIEAKMREIIARNTPFTKEFWSRDEAKEYFRDHGEHFKVELVDAIPEGEKLKIYRQGDWLDLCRGPHLPSTGKIGTSFKLMKVAGAYWRGDANNQMLSRIYGTAWANDNDLKAYLHMLEEAEKRDHRRLGREMDLFHFQEEGPGVVFWHAKGWRLFQSLTSYMRRRLAGDYDEVNAPQILDKELWEISGHWGWYRENMFAVQSAGDDAEDKRIFALKPMNCPGHVQIFKHGLKSYRDLPLRLAEFGIVHRYEPSGAMHGLMRVRGFTQDDAHVFCTEEQLADECMKINDLILSTYSDFGFDQIVVKLSTRPEKRVGSDESWDHAEEVMTEVLERIEAESGGRIKTGINPGEGAFYGPKFEYTLRDAIGREWQCGTTQVDFNLPERFGAFYVDSDGEKKIPVMIHRAICGSMERFLGILIENHAGHFPLWLAPMQVAVTTITSEADDYAREVHKVLTKAGLQADLDLRNEKINYKVREHSLAKVPVIIVCGKREAEERTVNIRRLGSRDQVSMGLDEAVAALVEEAVAPDLRRD from the coding sequence ATGGTTTCCCTGACATTTCCCGATGGTTCCGCACGCGCGTTCGACGACGGCGTGACCGGTGCCGATATTGCCGCTGGCATCTCCAAGTCGCTGTCGAAGAAGGCGCTCGCGATCGCGCTCGACGGCGAGATGCAGGATCTCACCGATCCGATCGATCACGACGGCAAAATCGAGATCATCACCAATGACGATCCGCGCGCGCTGGAGCTGATCCGGCACGACGCCGCCCATGTCATGGCCGAGGCGGTGCAGGAGCTTTATCCGGGCACGCAGGTGACCATCGGGCCGGTGATCGAGAACGGCTTCTATTACGACTTCCATCGCAACGAGCCCTTCACCATCGACGATCTGCCGAAGATCGAGGCGAAGATGCGCGAGATCATCGCCCGCAATACGCCGTTCACGAAGGAATTCTGGAGCCGTGACGAGGCCAAGGAATATTTCCGCGACCACGGCGAGCACTTCAAGGTGGAGCTGGTCGACGCGATCCCGGAAGGAGAGAAGCTAAAGATCTACCGGCAGGGCGACTGGCTCGACCTGTGCCGTGGCCCGCATCTGCCCTCGACCGGCAAGATCGGCACCTCGTTCAAGCTGATGAAGGTGGCCGGCGCCTATTGGCGCGGCGACGCCAACAATCAGATGCTGTCGCGCATCTACGGCACCGCCTGGGCCAACGACAACGACCTCAAGGCCTATCTGCACATGCTGGAAGAGGCCGAGAAGCGGGATCACCGCCGGCTCGGCCGCGAGATGGACCTGTTCCATTTCCAGGAAGAAGGGCCGGGCGTCGTGTTCTGGCATGCCAAGGGCTGGCGCCTGTTCCAGTCGCTGACCTCCTACATGCGCCGCCGTCTGGCCGGCGACTATGACGAGGTCAACGCGCCGCAGATCCTCGACAAGGAGCTGTGGGAAATTTCCGGCCACTGGGGCTGGTATCGCGAGAACATGTTCGCGGTGCAGTCGGCTGGCGATGACGCGGAAGACAAGCGTATCTTTGCGCTGAAGCCGATGAACTGCCCGGGCCATGTGCAGATATTCAAGCACGGGCTGAAGAGCTATCGCGACCTGCCGCTACGGCTGGCCGAGTTCGGTATCGTGCACCGCTACGAGCCGTCGGGCGCCATGCACGGGCTGATGCGCGTGCGCGGCTTCACGCAGGACGACGCGCACGTCTTCTGCACCGAAGAGCAACTCGCCGACGAGTGCATGAAGATCAACGATCTGATCCTGTCGACCTATTCCGACTTCGGCTTCGACCAGATCGTCGTCAAGCTGTCGACCCGGCCGGAAAAGCGTGTCGGCTCCGACGAGAGCTGGGACCATGCCGAAGAGGTGATGACCGAGGTTCTCGAGCGTATCGAGGCGGAATCCGGGGGGCGCATCAAGACCGGTATCAATCCGGGTGAGGGCGCGTTCTACGGGCCGAAATTCGAGTACACGCTGCGTGACGCGATCGGCCGAGAATGGCAGTGCGGCACGACCCAGGTCGACTTCAACCTGCCGGAACGGTTCGGCGCCTTCTATGTCGATTCCGACGGCGAGAAGAAGATCCCGGTGATGATCCATCGCGCCATCTGCGGCTCGATGGAGCGCTTCCTCGGCATCCTGATCGAAAACCACGCCGGGCATTTCCCGCTGTGGCTGGCGCCGATGCAGGTGGCGGTGACGACCATCACCTCGGAAGCCGACGATTACGCCCGCGAAGTCCACAAGGTGCTGACCAAGGCGGGGCTGCAGGCCGACCTCGATCTTCGTAACGAGAAGATCAACTACAAGGTCCGCGAGCACAGCCTGGCCAAGGTGCCGGTGATCATCGTCTGCGGCAAGCGCGAGGCGGAAGAGCGCACGGTGAACATCCGCCGGCTCGGCTCGCGCGATCAGGTCTCGATGGGCCTTGATGAGGCGGTTGCCGCGCTGGTCGAGGAGGCGGTGGCGCCGGATTTGCGGCGCGATTGA
- a CDS encoding glycerol acyltransferase — protein sequence MKFKELSYASPDDPLPKQWVIRAIEGLCGRKRLVRLYEIWRNDIIGSSDRVMGDLLGLVDVKLDIASGMWPPRELPDQPLVMVANHPFGIGDGIAILALAEQLGRPFRVLINKELLKVPEIRPYSLPIDFAETKEAMAQNLAVRREALALLKEGVTIVVFPAGGVATASSPFGRASELPWKTFTARMIHEAGAAVLPVYFEGQNSRLFHVASHVSLTLRLSLLVREFKRLVGTALQVRVGDIIGYEMLAGMRDRKQMMSYLHESVLALGTTAAPQAT from the coding sequence TTGAAATTCAAGGAATTGAGCTACGCCTCGCCGGACGATCCGTTGCCGAAGCAGTGGGTGATCCGGGCAATCGAAGGCCTGTGCGGTCGCAAGCGTCTCGTTCGCCTCTACGAAATATGGCGCAACGACATCATCGGGTCTTCCGACCGGGTGATGGGCGATCTGCTTGGCCTGGTCGATGTGAAGCTCGACATCGCTTCGGGTATGTGGCCGCCGCGTGAACTGCCCGATCAGCCTTTGGTCATGGTCGCCAACCACCCCTTCGGGATCGGTGACGGGATCGCCATTCTGGCGCTTGCCGAACAGCTCGGCAGGCCGTTCCGGGTTCTCATCAACAAGGAACTGTTGAAGGTGCCGGAAATCCGGCCCTATTCGCTGCCGATCGACTTTGCCGAAACAAAGGAAGCGATGGCGCAGAACCTTGCCGTGCGCCGCGAGGCGCTGGCGCTGCTGAAAGAGGGCGTCACCATCGTGGTGTTCCCCGCCGGCGGCGTGGCGACGGCCTCGTCACCGTTCGGGAGGGCGAGCGAGCTGCCCTGGAAGACCTTCACGGCGCGGATGATCCATGAGGCGGGCGCGGCCGTGTTGCCGGTCTATTTCGAGGGCCAGAACAGCCGGCTGTTTCACGTCGCCAGTCACGTCAGCCTGACGCTTCGCCTGTCGCTGCTGGTGCGCGAGTTCAAGAGGCTGGTCGGCACGGCGTTGCAGGTGCGCGTCGGCGATATCATCGGCTACGAGATGCTTGCCGGCATGCGCGACCGCAAGCAGATGATGAGCTATCTGCACGAATCCGTGCTTGCGTTAGGAACCACGGCCGCGCCGCAGGCTACCTGA